The Larimichthys crocea isolate SSNF chromosome XXI, L_crocea_2.0, whole genome shotgun sequence genomic sequence GGTCAGGATCTGGAGCTCTTAAGCTCCCCTTGTGGATGCTAAGCATGGTGTTGTAACCGACACAGGCACACCTTGTGGATTTCCCTGCCAGTGTTGTTTGAAAAGGAGAAAGGGAGCGTAGCACTTATTAGGAGGGTTCAGGTTAGTCCTCAATGGAGCGGATGTATCTCTCATAGGCTGCTTCGTCCATCAGAGCGTCGAGCTCTGCAGGTTTGGCAATGGTCATCTTCATCAGCCAACCTATATTGAAtgggttgaaaaaaaaaaaaaaaaaaatcaatcatcgagtcaataaatcaatcataAAACAGAATGAACTACATGGTGTGCTTACCATCTTTGTAGCAGGATTTGTTGACCAGACCAGGCTTGTCTGCCAGTAGCGTATTGATCTCTACAACCTCTCCAGTCAAAGGGGAATATAGCTCACTGGCTGCCTTCACACTTTCCAGAGCTCCAAACTCGTCTGTGAATGTAATTAGTAGAAAAAAGAGCATTTCAAGTATGGCAGCTGCAATGAAGGCACAGTCAAACATTGCTAATCTATGACTACGACTAAGGCTTGACAGTAGCAGTTGCAGCCACATTTTAGATGTCAACTTCACAAATTAATGAGCAAAATTGATCAGATTTAAAAAGTGAGAGAACTGATGAATAAGCAGCCAGTGATTATAGTATAGTATCTTAATTACCTGAAATATAAGATGACCATACCGTGGTATGGAAAGTGGCAACCGTATGTTCGGTGCTGAGACCTTTTAAAAGTTATACCCTGttgactttatttaaaatcGGCATTTGTAACATAAATGACAGTAAAGTTTCTCCCCATCTGTAGCTGGCCTTATCAATTAAGCCTGGGAGCCCCACATACACTTACCCCACCACCCAAGTTTACAGACCAAGACAATGTGTTATGTTATATGTATCAAATATTCTTTGTACTTCATACCTGACACATTCTCTGGACAACAGGTCGTTCATTTCTGCACGATGCAACTATTGTACAGACCCTCTTTTTTACTGTCTTATAacattttttctcattattgttcatttctgcttcctgtctttcgactttatttatatttttcaaataccgcgtttattattgttatgcaGCAATTCGACAAAGCAAATTTGATGTATGCGAAAAACCTACTTGGCACGGGTGCTACatgatttaaattaattttaaaaccaaattctttaaatcaaaaaaatcaaaacaacaaacatagtGAGaaattgtcagcatattctcttaaaacagacaaaataaccATAAACGTCAATGCTCTCCAGCTGAACTAAGCTAAGACTACCTACCCAGGATATACGGACTATTCAACATCTGTTATGTTATATCATCTGTAATATCttgttaattcattttaaatattctgcatttgCTCATTACCTAGTGAATACTTTGtatatttctgcacaaactgctcagctcttttaatttttaaaacacattgtatatatttagattctttctattttatttttaatactaaTTTATTATATTCCTGatataaattttatttatttatttttttaacttaatatttattatgaaccaataacaccaaaacaaatttcTGGTATGTGAAAGCCTACTCGCTAATCAACTATAAAGTAATAACTGGCGATATTGAAAAATCAGATTATAGGCATTATTGTTTATTCTTAAGCTCTCACCTTGCTGAGCCAGCTGTGTTCCCACATCTGGCAGTCCACAGTAAACTACATCTCCCAGAGCCTCCTGCAGGTGTCAGAAAGCAAGGTCACAGGCAGtaagaaaaacactgactttagtgggtgcttgtgtgtgcacatataaaaatataaaattgtgTAAACACAGGAACTTACTTGCGCAAAGTTGCTGATACCCACAGTCCCAACCCCGTCGTCTTCTACTCGGATCCATTCGTGCTTGTCTGTGAATTTAAGTGCTGcaagacaacacaacagacttgaggacacacacacacaagggttTGAAGCACTTTTGTAATCCCAGACCAGCCTGACAAccgggagaaaaacaaacacacatgcaacagGGTCCGCCAGCTCCCCGTGTCCTTTCCCAATGTTACCCAACATCTACCGAGAACAGGAGCTGAGGCgctgatataaaaacacacgCACGGCGCTGTACCTGCTGCTGCCCGGCTAGAGGAGGATAGCGTCCTTCCGAAATAAGGTGTGGACGCCAGCCGCAACGGGGAAAGTGTTGCCGAGCGGGTGAGTAAAGGCAATACTGTGAAAAAGTTGGAAGACACGGAGCGAAACAGCCCACAGGCGGCCATGTTCGTCGCTTATTGATGAGAGCGTGGGTCCAGCTCTGCTTCGTGGGTGTTAGAGGCGTCTTAAGCGCTTTGCTGCCCTCCAGTGATCAGGAGAAAATGACTAATATTACACATTTAAGGTGCATAAACATGCACATTCATGATAGAGTTTGAGGTGTTTATTATGGGACATATAGTGTTCTGTTTCTCAGCAGGTGATCGTCAAATAATAAAGGCATATTTGACAGTGTTTACAAACAGTTGGAGGTGCAGAAATTGGATGCAGCAAAAAAGATTCCTGTGTTTTGCAtgttgagtttgcatgttctctggTTTCTGGCTTCCtaccacagtccaaagacatgcaggatacatgcatgcat encodes the following:
- the LOC104918147 gene encoding glycine cleavage system H protein, mitochondrial, with the protein product MAACGLFRSVSSNFFTVLPLLTRSATLSPLRLASTPYFGRTLSSSSRAAAALKFTDKHEWIRVEDDGVGTVGISNFAQEALGDVVYCGLPDVGTQLAQQDEFGALESVKAASELYSPLTGEVVEINTLLADKPGLVNKSCYKDGWLMKMTIAKPAELDALMDEAAYERYIRSIED